One genomic region from Nitrospirae bacterium CG2_30_53_67 encodes:
- a CDS encoding DNA gyrase subunit A, translating to MEQQGVILPMNIEETMKRSYLDYSMSVIVGRALPDIRDGLKPVHRRILYAMFREGLLSNKKHSKSAGVVGEVLKKFHPHGDSAVYDSMVRMAQEWNLRYPLIDGQGNFGSVDGDSAAAYRYTEARLTRIAEEMLADIDKETIDYMPNFDGSHQEPAVLPTQIPNLLINGSSGIAVGMATNIPPHNLNEIVDALNLLIDHPAAGINEILTVLHGPDFPTGGFILGQEGIREAYTTGRGKLTLQARTLVERSQRKGAKDAIVITEIPYGLNKAKLIEDIAHLVQDKKVEGITDIRDESDRDGMRIVLELRKYEVAEVLLNRLFKHTNLRTTFGVIMLALVNNQPRVLTLMEMLRLFLDHRKEVVTRRSLFDLKRAQDRAHILEGFKIVLDNLDAVIRLIRNSSDPEAARFALIKEYALSEAQARAVLDMRLQRLTGMERNKILSELKETYELIKKLQYILAHDEEVLKIIREELKEIRERYGDPRRTEIVAQKSEIKLEDLIAEEDMVITISHSGYIKRNAVSLYRAQRRGGRGVTGMDTKEEDFVERLFVARTHDYLLFFTDGGKVYWLKVHEIPQAGRAARGKAMVNLLQIGSEQKITNTLPVKDFEENKFIIMATKKGIVKKTALSAYSRPRANGITALTLDSGDELIRTAITNNEQDILLGTRDGFAIRFHESQVRSMGRVSRGVKGISLRKGDEVVGMEVVNPAATLLAVAENGYGKRTSVSEYPVQSRGGKGVITIKTTERNGKVVGIWQVTDEDDLMMITRNGQVIRMKVSGVSVIGRNTQGVKLIGIEKNDKVTGIATLAEKEDEEEPAG from the coding sequence ATGGAACAACAAGGCGTCATCCTACCCATGAATATTGAAGAAACCATGAAACGGTCCTACCTGGACTATTCCATGAGCGTCATCGTAGGGAGGGCCCTGCCGGATATCCGGGACGGCCTCAAGCCTGTTCATCGGCGAATCCTGTATGCCATGTTTCGGGAGGGCCTTCTTTCCAACAAAAAACACTCCAAGTCGGCCGGGGTGGTCGGAGAGGTTCTCAAAAAATTTCATCCCCATGGCGACTCCGCGGTCTATGACAGCATGGTGCGCATGGCCCAGGAATGGAACCTGCGTTATCCGCTCATTGACGGTCAGGGGAATTTCGGTTCGGTCGATGGGGATTCTGCAGCGGCCTATCGGTACACCGAAGCCCGGCTGACCCGGATCGCCGAAGAGATGCTGGCCGATATTGACAAGGAAACCATCGATTACATGCCGAATTTTGATGGTTCCCATCAGGAGCCGGCGGTCCTCCCGACTCAAATACCCAATCTCCTGATCAATGGGTCTTCAGGAATCGCCGTGGGAATGGCCACCAACATTCCGCCGCACAATCTTAATGAAATCGTGGATGCCCTGAACCTCCTGATCGACCATCCTGCGGCCGGGATCAATGAGATCTTAACCGTTCTCCATGGCCCGGATTTTCCCACCGGGGGGTTTATCCTCGGGCAGGAAGGAATTCGGGAGGCCTATACCACCGGCCGGGGCAAACTGACCCTTCAAGCCAGGACCCTGGTCGAGAGGTCTCAGAGAAAAGGGGCCAAGGACGCCATTGTGATTACCGAGATTCCGTATGGATTGAACAAAGCTAAACTCATCGAGGATATCGCACATCTGGTGCAGGATAAAAAGGTTGAAGGGATTACGGATATCCGGGATGAATCCGACCGTGACGGCATGCGGATCGTCCTGGAACTGCGCAAATACGAAGTAGCAGAGGTCCTTCTGAACCGGCTTTTCAAACATACCAATCTCAGGACCACGTTCGGCGTGATCATGCTGGCCCTGGTCAACAATCAGCCTCGGGTCCTGACCCTCATGGAGATGCTTCGGCTCTTTTTAGACCACCGGAAGGAGGTCGTGACTCGGAGGAGTCTTTTCGACCTTAAACGCGCCCAGGACCGGGCGCATATCCTGGAGGGGTTTAAGATCGTTCTCGACAACCTGGATGCGGTGATCCGGCTGATCAGAAACTCCTCGGATCCCGAGGCCGCCAGATTCGCCCTGATCAAGGAATATGCCCTATCAGAGGCACAAGCCAGAGCCGTCCTGGACATGAGGCTTCAGCGCCTGACCGGCATGGAGAGGAACAAGATCCTGTCTGAACTCAAAGAGACCTATGAGCTGATCAAAAAACTTCAGTATATCCTGGCCCATGACGAAGAGGTTCTGAAAATCATCAGGGAGGAGTTGAAGGAGATCCGGGAAAGATATGGAGATCCGAGAAGAACCGAGATCGTCGCTCAAAAATCGGAAATCAAGCTGGAGGATCTGATCGCCGAAGAGGATATGGTGATCACCATTTCCCATTCCGGATATATCAAAAGAAACGCCGTGAGCCTTTACCGTGCACAGCGGCGGGGAGGCCGGGGTGTCACCGGCATGGACACCAAAGAGGAGGATTTTGTCGAGCGGCTTTTCGTAGCCAGGACGCACGACTACCTCCTTTTCTTTACGGACGGCGGGAAGGTCTATTGGCTGAAGGTTCATGAGATCCCTCAGGCCGGGCGTGCCGCCCGCGGCAAGGCCATGGTCAATCTCCTGCAGATCGGGTCCGAGCAGAAGATCACGAATACGCTTCCGGTCAAGGATTTTGAAGAAAATAAGTTTATCATCATGGCCACGAAGAAAGGGATCGTCAAGAAGACCGCTCTTTCCGCTTATAGCCGCCCGCGCGCGAACGGAATTACGGCCCTGACCTTGGACTCCGGCGATGAGTTGATCCGTACCGCCATCACCAACAATGAACAGGATATCCTTTTGGGGACCAGAGACGGATTCGCTATCCGGTTCCATGAGTCCCAGGTCAGATCCATGGGGAGAGTCTCCAGGGGGGTGAAGGGGATCTCCCTTCGCAAGGGCGACGAAGTGGTCGGCATGGAAGTGGTGAATCCGGCGGCCACCCTCCTTGCGGTAGCCGAAAACGGATATGGAAAGCGGACCAGTGTTTCCGAGTATCCCGTTCAAAGCCGGGGAGGAAAAGGGGTGATCACCATCAAGACCACAGAGAGAAACGGCAAGGTTGTCGGCATCTGGCAGGTCACGGACGAAGACGATCTGATGATGATCACCCGGAACGGACAGGTCATTCGAATGAAGGTCAGCGGGGTTTCTGTGATCGGCCGGAACACCCAGGGAGTGAAACTCATCGGGATAGAAAAAAATGACAAGGTTACAGGTATTGCCACACTGGCGGAGAAAGAGGATGAGGAGGAACCGGCCGGTTAA
- a CDS encoding DNA gyrase subunit B, with product MEYDAQSIKVLEGLDAVRKRPGMYIGDTGTYGLHHIAYEVIDNSVDEAMGGFCTAIDVVVHMENSLTVTDDGRGIPVKIHPTEKISAAEVVMTKLHAGGKFDSDSYKVSGGLHGVGVSVTNALSEWLELEIKRDGAVYHQRYENGVPAAPLEKLGKTQKTGTKITFRPNQAIFEVTEFSFDLLSKRLRELSFLNKGLKISLVDERSGEEKIFLYKGGITSFVQHLNKNKTALHNKPIYFEQQREGVSVEIAMQYNDGYAENIYAFANNIHTVDGGTHLIGFKSALTRTLNTYAAQNNLLKKMDKPLSGDDVREGLTAVISVKVSDPQFEGQTKTKLGNSNVKGIVESVVNEALNIFLEENPPIAKKIVLKSLNALMAREAARKARDLTRRKGVLEGNSLPGKLADCSEKDPAFSEIFIVEGDSAGGSAKMGRDRKTQAILPLKGKILNVEKARYEKMLSSQEIRVLITALGTGIGKEDFDISKIRYHKVIIMTDADVDGAHIATLLLTFFYRQMLPVIEKGYLYLAQPPLYKVKRGKEEKYIPDEATMEDYLLNSGITGLKVIKENGGGAFTNQKGIQVLKNLVRYEKILERFERKRIHANVLRAMVLEGGLKEETLKTREGLKEGMNRAIKYLQIFFPEISKSSVQIETDEEYECFKAIFVIKKNGGAQNVEIGKELLESPEYKELLQLNPRTQGLGLPPYHVEEDGEPIKFNTSKELVNFILERGKKGLSIQRYKGLGEMNPEQLWETTMNVEKRRLLQIKIEDAVEADEIFTILMGDQVEPRRAFIEENSLKVKNLDI from the coding sequence ATGGAATATGATGCACAGAGCATTAAAGTCTTGGAAGGACTGGATGCGGTGCGGAAGAGGCCGGGTATGTACATTGGAGATACCGGTACGTACGGCCTCCACCATATTGCCTATGAAGTCATTGACAACAGTGTGGACGAGGCCATGGGAGGATTCTGTACCGCAATAGATGTGGTCGTCCACATGGAAAACAGCCTGACGGTTACGGACGACGGGCGGGGAATTCCGGTCAAAATTCACCCCACGGAAAAGATATCGGCTGCGGAAGTTGTCATGACCAAACTTCATGCCGGAGGAAAATTCGACAGTGATTCCTATAAGGTTTCCGGAGGTCTTCACGGCGTAGGGGTATCCGTGACCAATGCCCTTTCAGAATGGCTGGAACTCGAGATCAAACGGGATGGCGCCGTTTATCATCAGCGGTATGAAAACGGCGTGCCCGCAGCGCCCTTGGAGAAATTGGGCAAGACCCAAAAGACCGGAACCAAGATCACCTTCCGGCCCAATCAGGCAATCTTCGAGGTGACCGAGTTTAGTTTTGACCTTCTCTCCAAGAGACTTCGGGAGCTTTCGTTTCTCAACAAGGGACTGAAGATTTCTCTGGTCGACGAGCGAAGCGGGGAAGAAAAGATCTTTCTCTATAAAGGCGGGATCACTTCGTTTGTGCAGCACTTGAACAAGAATAAAACCGCTCTTCATAACAAACCGATCTATTTCGAACAACAAAGGGAAGGCGTCAGCGTAGAGATTGCCATGCAGTATAACGACGGATATGCTGAGAATATCTACGCCTTTGCAAACAATATCCACACCGTGGATGGCGGGACACATTTGATCGGGTTCAAGTCGGCCTTGACGCGCACCTTGAACACCTATGCCGCTCAGAACAACCTCCTGAAGAAAATGGATAAACCTCTGAGCGGGGATGATGTGCGGGAAGGTCTGACCGCCGTCATCAGCGTGAAGGTCTCGGATCCTCAGTTTGAAGGGCAGACCAAGACCAAACTGGGAAACAGCAATGTCAAGGGAATCGTGGAGTCCGTGGTGAACGAAGCCCTGAATATCTTTCTTGAAGAGAACCCGCCCATAGCAAAAAAGATCGTCTTGAAGTCGCTCAATGCGCTTATGGCTCGGGAGGCGGCCCGCAAGGCCCGAGATTTGACGCGTCGGAAAGGCGTCTTGGAAGGGAATTCACTTCCTGGTAAACTCGCGGACTGTTCGGAAAAGGATCCTGCGTTCAGCGAAATTTTTATCGTGGAAGGGGATTCAGCAGGCGGCTCGGCCAAGATGGGGAGAGACCGGAAAACTCAGGCCATCCTTCCGCTCAAGGGTAAGATCCTGAATGTGGAGAAGGCCCGGTACGAGAAGATGCTTTCCTCACAGGAGATCCGGGTTCTCATTACGGCCCTCGGGACCGGCATCGGCAAGGAGGATTTTGATATTTCCAAGATCCGATACCACAAGGTCATCATCATGACGGATGCGGATGTGGACGGCGCCCATATCGCCACGCTTCTTTTGACCTTTTTTTACCGGCAGATGCTTCCGGTCATCGAGAAAGGGTATCTCTATCTTGCCCAGCCGCCCTTATACAAGGTGAAACGGGGGAAAGAGGAGAAGTACATTCCTGACGAGGCCACCATGGAGGATTATCTTCTGAACTCCGGGATCACCGGGTTGAAGGTCATAAAAGAAAACGGAGGAGGGGCCTTTACGAACCAGAAGGGGATTCAGGTTCTAAAAAACCTGGTCCGGTATGAGAAAATTTTGGAGCGTTTTGAGAGGAAGCGGATCCACGCAAATGTTCTGCGGGCCATGGTTTTGGAAGGCGGGCTCAAAGAGGAGACCCTGAAGACCCGGGAGGGGTTGAAAGAAGGGATGAATCGGGCCATCAAATATTTACAGATTTTTTTTCCGGAAATCTCCAAATCCTCGGTGCAGATTGAAACGGACGAGGAATACGAATGTTTCAAGGCCATCTTTGTGATTAAAAAGAACGGGGGGGCCCAGAATGTCGAGATCGGGAAGGAGCTTCTCGAGTCCCCCGAATACAAGGAACTCCTCCAACTGAACCCTCGAACCCAGGGGCTTGGTCTGCCCCCGTATCATGTTGAAGAAGACGGCGAGCCCATAAAGTTCAACACCTCCAAGGAACTGGTGAATTTCATCCTGGAGCGGGGGAAGAAGGGCCTCAGCATACAACGGTATAAAGGGCTTGGTGAAATGAATCCGGAACAACTCTGGGAAACGACCATGAATGTGGAGAAGAGAAGGCTTTTGCAGATTAAAATTGAAGATGCCGTGGAGGCGGACGAGATCTTTACGATCCTCATGGGGGACCAGGTGGAACCCAGAAGGGCCTTTATCGAAGAGAATTCCCTGAAGGTGAAGAACTTGGATATTTAA